The Tropicibacter oceani DNA segment TGATGCAATTCGCCATGACGGTGATTGCCTATCCCGTGATCGTCGCCATTTCGCATGTGGTGCTGCGGGTGCGGCGGTCGGCCCCCGGTGAGATCGATCCAATGGGACGCAGCACATGAGACGCACACCGCGTGAAACTGCCGAAAGCGCCCTGCGCATTTCCCGACGCGGGCTGATCCTGGGCGGGACACAGTTGGCCTTTGCCGGGGTGCTGGCCCTGCGGATGCGGCACATGCAGGTCGACCAGGCCGATGAATTCCGCCTGCTGGCCGAAGAAAACCGCATCAACATCCGCCTGATCCCCCCCGCGCGCGGCCGCATCTTTGACCGCAACGGGCTGGTGATCGCCGAGAACGAGCCGACCTATCGCATCACCTTGGTGCGCGAAGATGCCGATGACGTCGACGCGGTGATCGCCCGCCTGTCCATGCTGGTCGAGCTGGACGAGGACGACTTGAACCGCGCCCAGGCGGAAATGAAACGCACCGCGCCCTTCTTTCCGGTCACCGTCGCCGACCGCGTCAGCTGGGAGGACATCAGCCGCGTCGCCGTGAACGCCCCTGCCCTGCCCGGCGTCACCCCCGAAGAAGGCTACAGCCGCGTCTATCCGATGCGCGATACCTTTGCCCATGTGGTCGGCTATGTCGGCCCGGTGTCCGACCGCGACCTGTCGCGGTTCGAAGACCCGCCGCCGCTGCTGCGCATCCCGCGGTTCCAGATCGGCAAGGTCGGTGTCGAATCCAAGTTCGAGGAAGAGCTGCGCGGCAATGCCGGCGCCAAGCGGGTCGAGGTCAACGCCGTCGGCCGCGTCATGCGCGAACTCGACCGCCGCGAGGGCGAGGCAGGCGCCGACATCCAGCTGACCGTCGACAGCGGGTTGCAGGAATACGTCAAGGCGCGCCTGGGCGAGGAATCTGCCAGCGTCGTGGTGATGGACCTGGAAAAGGGCGATCTGCTGGCCATCGCCTCGGCGCCGTCCTACGATCCGAACAAGTTCGTGCGCGGGATCTCGGTCGCCGATTACAGCGAATTGCGCGACAACAACCACCGCCCGCTGGCCTCGAAGACGGTGCAGGATGCCTATCCGCCCGGCTCGACCTTCAAGATGGTCACCGCCCTGGCCGCGATGGAGGCGGGCGTCGTCGGCACCGAGGACACCGTCTGGTGCCCCGGCCATATGGAGGTCGGATCGCGGCGCTTTCATTGCTGGAAACGCAGCGGCCACGGCCACATGAACCTGGAAACCGCCCTGCGCGAAAGCTGTGACGTCTATTTCTACGACCTGGCCCTTAAGGTCGGGATCGAAAACATCGCCGCCATGGGCCGCAAGCTGGGCCTTGGCGAAGCGCATGACCTGGAAATGTCCGCCGTCACCGCCGGCTTGATGCCCGACAAGGCCTGGAAACTGCGCGAACGCGGCAGTGCCTGGGTTATCGGCGACAGCGTCAACGCCTCGATCGGTCAGGGCTTTGTGCTGACCTCGCCGCTGCAACTGGCGGTGATGAGCGCGCGCATCGCCACCGGGCGCAGCGTCACCCCCCGCCTGGTCAAAAGCATCAACGGCATCGAAACCCCGCATCGCGGCGGCACCAGCATCGGGCTGAACGAAAACCACCTGCGGCAGGTGCGGCGCGGCATGTACGCGGTGACCAACGACCGGCGCGGCACCGCCTATCGGTCGCGGATCATCGGCGAAGGATACCGGAT contains these protein-coding regions:
- the mrdA gene encoding penicillin-binding protein 2 is translated as MRRTPRETAESALRISRRGLILGGTQLAFAGVLALRMRHMQVDQADEFRLLAEENRINIRLIPPARGRIFDRNGLVIAENEPTYRITLVREDADDVDAVIARLSMLVELDEDDLNRAQAEMKRTAPFFPVTVADRVSWEDISRVAVNAPALPGVTPEEGYSRVYPMRDTFAHVVGYVGPVSDRDLSRFEDPPPLLRIPRFQIGKVGVESKFEEELRGNAGAKRVEVNAVGRVMRELDRREGEAGADIQLTVDSGLQEYVKARLGEESASVVVMDLEKGDLLAIASAPSYDPNKFVRGISVADYSELRDNNHRPLASKTVQDAYPPGSTFKMVTALAAMEAGVVGTEDTVWCPGHMEVGSRRFHCWKRSGHGHMNLETALRESCDVYFYDLALKVGIENIAAMGRKLGLGEAHDLEMSAVTAGLMPDKAWKLRERGSAWVIGDSVNASIGQGFVLTSPLQLAVMSARIATGRSVTPRLVKSINGIETPHRGGTSIGLNENHLRQVRRGMYAVTNDRRGTAYRSRIIGEGYRMAGKTGTAQVLNRIVKNDAPWEERDHALFVNYAPYENPTIAVSVVVEHGGGGSTAAAPIGRDVTLQALYGGDPPLDAYPTGLRAEIEAQQERLAREREARIAERNSRA